The Salvia miltiorrhiza cultivar Shanhuang (shh) chromosome 1, IMPLAD_Smil_shh, whole genome shotgun sequence genome has a window encoding:
- the LOC131002659 gene encoding uncharacterized protein LOC131002659, producing the protein MASSARARISKIFTASSKQRSFAPPRALGSPSFSTSAAVAAPEPQEPAEALGGSRIMGMVKDYEDYRRNLYGGLTHNALLVDAVGTLVVPSQPMAQIYRQIGEKYGVEYSEREILNRYRWAYEQPWGRSRLRYVDDGRPFWQYIVSSSTGCSDSQYFEELYNYYTTEKAWHLCDPDAEQVFRALRKAGVKVAIVSNFDTRLRPLLKALKCDHWFDAVAVSAEVEAEKPNPMIFLKACEFLGVQPEDAVHVGDDRRNDIWGARDAGCDAWLWGSDVKSFKEVAQRIGVEI; encoded by the exons ATGGCGTCTTCAGCGAGAGCCAGGATCAGCAAAATCTTCACTGCCTCCTCCAAACAGCGTAGTTTCGCGCCACCTCGCGCGCTCGGATCCCCTTCCTTCTCGACCTCCGCAGCCGTTGCCGCCCCCGAGCCGCAGGAGCCGGCGGAGGCGCTCGGCGGGTCGAGAATTATGGGGATGGTTAAAGACTACGAGGATTATAGGAGGAATCTGTACGGTGGATTGACGCATAATGCTCTACTCGTTGATGCAGTCGGAACACTCGTCGTTCCGTCTCAACCTATGGCTCAG ATTTATCGGCAGATTGGTGAAAAGTATGGAGTCGAGTACTCTGAGCGCGAGATACTGAATAGATATAGATGGGCTTATGAGCAGCCTTGGGGTCGATCACGCCTCAG GTATGTGGATGATGGGAGACCATTTTGGCAGTATATAGTGAGCTCGTCTACGGGCTGTTCAGATTCTCAATACTTTGAGGAGTTGTATAACTATTATACTACTGAAAAG GCATGGCACCTATGTGATCCTGATGCTGAGCAAGTGTTCCGGGCACTTAGAAAAGCGGGGGTAAAAGTAGCAATTGTGTCTAACTTCGACACTAGGTTAAGACCATTGTTGAAAGCACTGAAGTGTGATCACTGGTTTGATGCTGTTGCTGTGTCTGCTGAA GTCGAGGCAGAGAAGCCAAATCCTATGATATTTCTTAAAGCTTGTGAATTCTTGGGAGTACAACCCGAGGATGCTGTACACGTTGGTGATGACCGTAGAAATGACATATGGGGTGCCCGAGATGCTGGTTGCGACGCCTGGCTCTGGGGAAGTGATGTTAAATCCTTCAAAGAG GTTGCTCAAAGAATAGGGGTTGAGATTTGA